The stretch of DNA AGTTTAAAAACCGGGATAACTCCCGGTTTTTGTGCAGCAAGTATGAATGGTTCAGACTACCTATTTGGCATTGCGCAAGATAGCAGCCAGGCGTCCGCAAGTCATGGCCCCTTCACTGCAATAGCCTTCGGCAACACAAGTAGGTCCAGCTTTCTTAAACAACAAAGGAGCAACCTGTTTTACCTGATCTACCATACCTTCAGCCATTTGCCGTATTTCCCATTGAGCGCGTTCGCAGCACCGCAGAGTAAAGAAGTTTAGCAGCGCCCGAGCATTCATGGTCACTACGATCTTAGTCTCAGTAGCATTGGCTAGACAGTAGCGGGCATCTTCTTTATGAACCCCTAAACCAATTAATTCATCATAAGTATTACGAATTTGATTCATAAGCTCAGTAAACTTAGTCGCAGCCTCAGCATTTGCCGCAATGGATTGAGGTACAATATATTCAAAATCATGCTCGCTTACATACCGTTGTGATTGTTGTGAATACGAGGCAATCCGGTGGCGAACAAGCTGATGAGTTAATACCCTGGAAACGCCTTCGATGGCAAATGTAAAGCTTACATGCTCCAATGTCGACCAATGTCCTAAGTCGACAATCTTACCCACTAACTTTTCCACTTGTTCATCAGACATTGACTCTGCAAGCTGTTCAGCTCCGACTGGCGAATAACATAGTCTTGCCGCCATCGCCACAACTCTTTGTGGTTCTGGAGTATGCCAAATTAAATTTACCTTCATTTTCTCCCCCACCAAGTTTTTTAGATTTTTCCCGCTGTATTTGTCATTTCCCGGGAAATAACCACAAATGCTTTTTCAGCAATTTCTGACAGACGATCAAACTTTTCGCTAAGATACAGCGAACCAAGCAAAGCTTCAAAGCCGGTGCTATAACGATACTCGCTGATGGTTGCACTTTTAGGCACATTTGATTTCGCGTTACGGCCGCGGCGCACCACAGCAATTTCTTCTTCAGTCAGTATGCTTTCTATCCCTTTATAACCCTGTGCCTGCATAGCTGCCGACACCATCTTAGCATCAAAAGTATGTAAAATGCGAACCTTGTTCTGCTCATAAGCAAGCAGCCTTGTCCGAATGTATAGCGTAAAATAGGCATCCCCCACATACGCCAATACTAGAGGATGCAACCGTTCCACAGCAACACTGTCATATTTGGCAGGCAGGGCACCATCATCCTCAGTGCCCTGCTTAAATGTGTTACTCATTAAGAATTTAAAGTGCTCAAAATTCATCGTTTCTTCCACCTTACCCCTTGGGGTGAATCCTCCAGCACAATCCCAATCGCATTCAATCTGTCACGAATTTGATCAGCCGTTTTCCAGTCCTTTTGCTGACGAGCCTGTTGGCGCAATTCAATAATGACATCCATAAGCTCATTCACCAGAGTATCGCTGCCGCTCAGTTTGCCAGCCCGTTCCTGAACCAAAATACCAAGGATCTCCGCTAGCTCAAAATATATATCTCTGGCTGCCGAGTAAGTCTGAGCATCATGACTTACTTTTCCTGCAGTAACTGCACTATAATACACATTCAGCTCTTTTGCTAAACCAAATAGAGTGCTAATCGCCAATGCCGTATTAAAATCATCATCCATGGCCGCACAGAATTCTGCTTGAGCTCGTATCGCAGCTTTATGTAAATTCAAGGCCGCATCACTAGCACCACCATGGCCTACTTTATTCAATTCAAGGCAATTTTCCACAGCAGTACGCAGACGATCCAGACTTTTTCCAGCCTCAGTTAAGCGTTCATCACTGAAATCCAGTGGACTGCGATAATGAGTTGCAATAATAAAGAACCGCAAAACTTCGGGCGGATAATGCTCCAGAATATCCTGCACCAAGAAAAAATTACCTAATGATTTACTCATTTTTTCTTCATTAACAGTTATAAAACCATTATGCAGCCAATAGCGCACAAAAGGTGAACACCCGGTACAAGCTTCAGATTGGGCAATTTCATTCTCATGATGAGGGAAAATCAAATCACTGCCACCACCATGGAAATCAAAACTTTCCCCAAGATATTTTAAAGACATCGCTGAACACTCAATGTGCCAGCCCGGACGCCCAGGTCCCCAAGGACTTTCCCAGGCCGGTTCACCTGGTTTAGCGCTTTTCCATAATGCAAAATCCATGGGATGTTGTTTTCGGTCATCCACATCCACGCGTGCGCCAGCTTTCATATCATCGAGATTTCTTCCGCTCAATTTCCCATAAGCAGGAAATTTCTCCACACTGTAATACACATCACCGTCAATCTCATAGGCAATTCCCTTATTAACCAAAGCACCGACCATGTCAATAATTTCTGTGATGTGATCAGAAACTTTTGGGTAACTGTCTGCTCTAGTCACATTCAGTTTATCCATTACCTCAAAATATGAAGCAATGTAGCGTTCGGCAATCACATTCCAGGCAACACCCTCATTATTGGCAGTCCGGATAATCTTATCATCAATGTCCGTAAAATTTTGCACATGATGGACTTTATACCCGCAATGCTTTAAATAGCGCTTAATCACATCCCAGGTAATAAACGGACGAGCATTGCCAATATGCGGATGGTTATAAGGAGTTACTCCACAGACATAAATACTGACTTTGCCGGGTTCTTTAGGTACAAATTCTTCTTTTTGGCGTGTTAAAGTATTATATACTCTCACCGTCATGCTTTTTATTCAGCTCCTCTTCTAACTGGGTCACCTTATTCTCAAGCCTTAATACAGTACGCTGCAGACACATGATCATTTCCATTTCCGGATCCGGCAGCATGCCATGCTCCAGATCGACGTCTGGCCGATTGACCTTCTCACCATACATAGCTACGACCTTTCCAGGAATACCTACAACGGTTGAGTAAGGCGGCACTTCTTTTAAAACCACTGACCCTGCACCAATTTTTGAATGATCCCCTACTTTAAATGATCCTAATACTTTTGCTCCACTGGCAACAACGACATTATCACCAACAGTTGGGTGGCGTTTACCTTTTTCTTTACCTGTGCCCCCCAGCGTTACGCCCTGATACAGGGTAACATTATTGCCAAGTTCCGCTGTTTCGCCAATAACCACACCCGTGCCATGGTCAATAAATAACCCTTCGCCAATTGTTGCACCCGGATGTATTTCAATGCCTGTCAAAAATCGACCTAAATTAGAAATCATCCTCGGTAGTATTACCCAACCCCGCTTAAAAAAGTAGTGTGCAATGCGATGAAGCCAAATAGCATGCAAGCCTGGATAACAAAGAAGTACTTCCCAGACACTTTTAGCTGCAGGATCACGGTCAAATACTACGTCAACATCTCTCTTCAAACGACTAAACACAATAATCCCCCCTACCTAATTAAGCAATTTTGAGCAACAAAAAGACCACCCTCTCATTACAGAGACGGTGGTCCGTGGTTCCACTCTGTTTGGGTAAATCATACCCCACTCACTGCAGATAACGGCTGCAACCGGGCTAACCTACTGTTTTCGGCTAGTCTGCTCATGGGTGCATTTCTGCGATCGCTGCCCGGTACCGCTCTCAGCCTATGACGGAACCTCTCTGCAGGGTATAGATTCACATACTCTCCCAATCAGCGCATTTTGCTTTTTATCTTATGCAAAGATTATACTAAGGGGAACTACCAGTGTCAAACTATTTTAGCCAATGTCGAATTTAAGCGAGCTAAAGTACGCTCTTTGCCAATAATTGTGATAAAACGGCCTAAATCCGGACCATGCATTTTACCTGTGATTGCAACCCGAACTGGCATATAAACTTTTTTACCACCTACCTTAAGCTCTTTCGTAATGCTTTTAAGTAGATTTTGAACAGCTGCAGGATTTAATTCCTCAAGCTCATTCAGTTTAGTTTTAAAGCTGTCCATAACTTGGGGAATATCAGCGTCTTGCAAGACCTGACCAGCTTCCTCATTTTCAAATTCAACACAATCGTTAAAATATACATCAACATGATCAACAGCCTGCGCAGCATAACTAAGCTGTTCCTGGATAATTTCAATAAACTGAACAAGCTTATCTTTCTCATTTGCCGTTAAATTATCGTCAATATAGCCAGCTGCCTGAATATGCGGTAAAGCCAACTCAGTCACTTTCTCTGGGGATAACTGCTTTAAATAGTGCGCATTAATCCAATTAAGCTTGTCAATATCGAAAACTGCCGGATTCTTGGCAACCCGGTCCATTGAAAAGTTCTCCACCAGCTCATCAAGGGAAAATATTTCTTGCTCACTTGCCGGAGCCCAGCCTAGCAAGGCTAAGAAATTGACCAATGCCTCAGGCAAATAACCTAATTTACGGTATTGCTCAACCGAAGTAGCACCATGACGTTTACTCATTTTAGTACGATCTTGACCCAAAATGAGTGAAATATGACCAAACTGTGGTACAGGCAATCCCAGTGCCTGGTAAAGCAATATTTGGCGTGGTGTATTGGATAAATGTTCTTCCGCTCTGATAACATGCGTAATTTCCATCGACGAGTCATCAATAACAACCGCATAGTTATAAACAGGAATTCCATCTGATTTGACAATAACAAAATCGCCGATCCCATTGGATTCAAAACTAACTGTATCACGGACTAAATCTTTAAATACGATATTCTGATTTTCTGGTACCCGAAATCGAATGGCTGGTTTGCGTCCTTCTGCCAACAATTTAGCTTTGTCAGTTTCGGAAAGATTGCGGCAGCGGCCTTGATAACAAGGCATTTTACCTTCTGCCATCAACGCCTGGCGTTCTATCTCCAATTCTTCTTCTGTACAGAAGCAAGAATAAGCTTGTCCGTTTGCCAATAATTTTTCTGTAAACTGCTTGTAAATATCCAGCCGTTCAGTCTGGCGATATGGAGCGTATGGCCCACCAACATCAACGCCCTCGTCCCAGGTAAGACCAAGCCAGCGCAACGCTTCTTTGATATTTTCTTCAGATTCTTTCGTAGAGCGCTCCAAATCCGTATCTTCAACTCTTAAAACCAGTTTGCCGCCATTTTTTCTGGCAATAAGCCAATTAAAAAGCGCGGAACGAGCACCACCAATATGAAACGGGCCGGTCGGACTTGGCGCAAACCGTACCCTAACTTGTTCTGACATGTACAACCCTCCAAAATGTTTCTGCATTGTCTATTCTAGCAGATTTTTCCCTCTAATGTAAAGAAAACTTGGCTCCGCCAAGTTCTCTGTCAAAACCTGATGCTATCTAGCTATTAAAAACGAGTAGTCCCTGCAATTAAGCCTACTACTGAATTTTTAGAACAAAAAAGCCATCCACGATATCCGGTGTCACAACCGTTGTTGGTGTAAAACTATTGGTCGATGCCGGCTTAGCTCCATCTGGCGAAAAAGCCAGCCGCCAAATAACGCTTTCGTTATACCATAACTCACCTAAAGTGCTGCCGTCATCTTGCTTAATGATGTTTATATTGACTCTGAAACCAGCAGCAGATGCACCAGCAGGCCAGATCAAGAGCAGTGAAAGTAATAAAACACAAAGAGTCTTCTTCACAGCAAACACCTCCAGACAAAATATTACTACCTATACAAAACAATTTGCTAAATATAGCTTGTATCGGTATTATCTATAATATGTGTCCAAATAGTTGTTTTATGCAAATTACTGACAAAGCTTCATAATGGATGCAACTGAATAAGCAGCAATACCCTCTTTTTGTCCCGCAAATCCCAGGCCTTCTGTTGTTGTTGCTTTAACATTAACCTGATGAGGTTCAATCCCCAAGACCTTAGCAATATTCTCATTCATAGTCGGAATGAATGAAGCTAATTTGGGTTTCTCAGCAACCACGGTAGCATCGATATTGTTCACCTGATAGCCATGCGTTTTTAATATTTCACCAACTTTAGCTAAAAGCAGTAAACTAGATGCTCCTTTATATTGCTCATCACTATCTGGAAAATGACGGCCAATATCGCCAAGTGCAGCGGCTCCAAGCAATGCATCCTTAATGGCATGAAGCAGAACGTCAGCATCAGAATGTCCCAGCAATCCTAAGCTATGTGGAATATCGACTCCGCCCAAAATCAGCTTACGGCCTTCTACCAGCTTATGTACATCGTATCCCATACCAACTCTAAGCATTTTATCACAACCTTGTCCCAAAAGTGCTGCCGCAAAACTTAAATCTTCCGGCGTTGTTATTTTAAAATTTGTATAACTGCCATAAACAATCTTCACTCTAACGCCTATTTGTTCAACCAAGGCAGCATCATCAGTGGCTAACACTCCGTGCTGCTTGGCATAGGCATAAGCTTCGCGCAGCGTGTGATAAGCAAAAGCCTGCGGTGTCTGAATTGCCCATAATGTTTTGCGCTCAGGCGTTGCAGTAACAAACCCATTATCATCAACTGTTTTGATCGTATCTTTTACAGGTACAGCCACAATAGCAGCTCCGTGCGTGCGAGCGGCGCTAATGACGGCGTCAATCGTATCACTGGCAATAAACGGGCGAGCACCATCGTGCACCAAAACAATGTCGGTATTGGAGGATAAAGCATTTAAAGCATTGGCAATTGAATATTGTCGTTCACTGCCGCCAGCCACAATCTGATATGGCTTACGGCAAGGAAAATGCTTCATCATATGTTTGACTTGATCAACCTCTTCGGCGGCCACTACAACAACCAAATCATCAATTTGAGCGCATGCTGAAAATACAGCAAGACTATGCAGCAAGACCGGCTGATCGGCCAGCGGTAAAAACACTTTATTAACTGGTGCACCCATTCGTTTACCTTGACCTGCTGCTGCAATAATAACGGAAACCACAAAATTCCCTACTTTCATTTAATTTTTTCTAATTATAGCATAAATATTCGCGGAGAAATTGCGTAAACCTGTTTTTGAAATGAGAGAACGACGATGTTTAACCACAAAGCACACGAAGGACGCAAAGGGAATGCAAGGGATACGGCGCGATGGAATCGCGCTGGAATAATTGAACGAACCGCAGAGTACACAGAGTGCGAAAGGAGAGAGGGCTGAAAATAAACCAAGCTATGCTGGTGGCAGGGATTTCTGCTGCGGGACTTGTGACCACAGCCGTCGGCAGCTTTGCTGACGGTAACGGCGTAAGGAGCGTCCGTAGCGGCAGATTTCCCTGCTGCCGGCTAAAACAAACTTTAAACGAGATGTTTCGGCACCAAATAAAAAATCCGCACTCTAATGAGTACGGATTTGGGGAAATCAACTGAAGATCAGGCTCCTCTTTCCATTGCTTTTGGTTTAGCAAAAATCATACGGCCAGCTGCCGTTTGCAATACTGAAGTTACCAGCACGCCAATGGTTTCACCAATATGTTTTTTACCGCCATCCACAACAATCATAGTACCATCATCCAAATAAGCGACACCCTGACCAAATTCTTTGCCATCTTTGACAACGTGAACGGTCATGTCTTCACCTGGTAGTACTACTGGTTTAACAGCATTAGACAACTCATTGATATTTAAAACCGGCACACCTTGCAGCTCAGAAACTTTATTCAAGTTATAGTCGTTTGTGATAATCTTGGCTTTCAATACCTGACCAAGCTTCACTAACTTTGAGTCTACTTCGGATATATCATCAAAGTCTCGGTTGTCAATTTTGACAAACATGCCCAATTCTTTTTGAATACGGTTTAAAATATCCAGGCCGCGGCGACCACGATTGCGTTTTAGCAAATCAGAAGAATCAGCAATATGTTGCAATTCTTCTAACACGAAAACCGGAATAATCAAAGTTCCCTCGATAAATCCGCTTTTGCAAATATCAGCAATACGGCCATCAATAATAACGCTGGTATCTAGAATCTTATATTGGAGCGTTTCGGAAGTTTTATCTTTTTGCTTATCTTTGCCCATCCAAGGAAGAGCTTCGAATAGAGCCGATAATTCATCCTTTTTCCGGATTGTCAGGTTAATCCCAAGATAGCCTAAAATAATACTTAAGACTCCCGGGACATAACTGCCAACAATCGGAACAGGTAAAAAGGCCGAACCTAATAAATTAGCAATTATTAGTCCAATAGCTAACCCCAGTGAACCAGCCAGCACATCGTAAACTGGCATCTTATTAAGCCGCGCTTCCACCCAATACGTAAATTGCCATAAATGTCTGATTAAAAAAGGCGCCATTAAAAAACCAATTACGCCACCCACAATACCGCCAACCAAAAATGATAGGATAGTCGTCATTGTAAGGCCAAACAAACCCATTTGCAAAAATTCAGCACTAATCATCGACGTCAAAAACGGGTTGATTAACTTAACCAACATGAGCCCGGCAATAGCCG from Sporomusaceae bacterium FL31 encodes:
- the thyX gene encoding flavin-dependent thymidylate synthase produces the protein MKVNLIWHTPEPQRVVAMAARLCYSPVGAEQLAESMSDEQVEKLVGKIVDLGHWSTLEHVSFTFAIEGVSRVLTHQLVRHRIASYSQQSQRYVSEHDFEYIVPQSIAANAEAATKFTELMNQIRNTYDELIGLGVHKEDARYCLANATETKIVVTMNARALLNFFTLRCCERAQWEIRQMAEGMVDQVKQVAPLLFKKAGPTCVAEGYCSEGAMTCGRLAAILRNAK
- the mrnC gene encoding mini-ribonuclease 3, with protein sequence MNFEHFKFLMSNTFKQGTEDDGALPAKYDSVAVERLHPLVLAYVGDAYFTLYIRTRLLAYEQNKVRILHTFDAKMVSAAMQAQGYKGIESILTEEEIAVVRRGRNAKSNVPKSATISEYRYSTGFEALLGSLYLSEKFDRLSEIAEKAFVVISREMTNTAGKI
- the cysS gene encoding cysteine--tRNA ligase; translation: MTVRVYNTLTRQKEEFVPKEPGKVSIYVCGVTPYNHPHIGNARPFITWDVIKRYLKHCGYKVHHVQNFTDIDDKIIRTANNEGVAWNVIAERYIASYFEVMDKLNVTRADSYPKVSDHITEIIDMVGALVNKGIAYEIDGDVYYSVEKFPAYGKLSGRNLDDMKAGARVDVDDRKQHPMDFALWKSAKPGEPAWESPWGPGRPGWHIECSAMSLKYLGESFDFHGGGSDLIFPHHENEIAQSEACTGCSPFVRYWLHNGFITVNEEKMSKSLGNFFLVQDILEHYPPEVLRFFIIATHYRSPLDFSDERLTEAGKSLDRLRTAVENCLELNKVGHGGASDAALNLHKAAIRAQAEFCAAMDDDFNTALAISTLFGLAKELNVYYSAVTAGKVSHDAQTYSAARDIYFELAEILGILVQERAGKLSGSDTLVNELMDVIIELRQQARQQKDWKTADQIRDRLNAIGIVLEDSPQGVRWKKR
- a CDS encoding serine acetyltransferase; this encodes MFSRLKRDVDVVFDRDPAAKSVWEVLLCYPGLHAIWLHRIAHYFFKRGWVILPRMISNLGRFLTGIEIHPGATIGEGLFIDHGTGVVIGETAELGNNVTLYQGVTLGGTGKEKGKRHPTVGDNVVVASGAKVLGSFKVGDHSKIGAGSVVLKEVPPYSTVVGIPGKVVAMYGEKVNRPDVDLEHGMLPDPEMEMIMCLQRTVLRLENKVTQLEEELNKKHDGESI
- the gltX_1 gene encoding glutamate--tRNA ligase, giving the protein MSEQVRVRFAPSPTGPFHIGGARSALFNWLIARKNGGKLVLRVEDTDLERSTKESEENIKEALRWLGLTWDEGVDVGGPYAPYRQTERLDIYKQFTEKLLANGQAYSCFCTEEELEIERQALMAEGKMPCYQGRCRNLSETDKAKLLAEGRKPAIRFRVPENQNIVFKDLVRDTVSFESNGIGDFVIVKSDGIPVYNYAVVIDDSSMEITHVIRAEEHLSNTPRQILLYQALGLPVPQFGHISLILGQDRTKMSKRHGATSVEQYRKLGYLPEALVNFLALLGWAPASEQEIFSLDELVENFSMDRVAKNPAVFDIDKLNWINAHYLKQLSPEKVTELALPHIQAAGYIDDNLTANEKDKLVQFIEIIQEQLSYAAQAVDHVDVYFNDCVEFENEEAGQVLQDADIPQVMDSFKTKLNELEELNPAAVQNLLKSITKELKVGGKKVYMPVRVAITGKMHGPDLGRFITIIGKERTLARLNSTLAKIV
- the ispD gene encoding 2-C-methyl-D-erythritol 4-phosphate cytidylyltransferase produces the protein MVSVIIAAAGQGKRMGAPVNKVFLPLADQPVLLHSLAVFSACAQIDDLVVVVAAEEVDQVKHMMKHFPCRKPYQIVAGGSERQYSIANALNALSSNTDIVLVHDGARPFIASDTIDAVISAARTHGAAIVAVPVKDTIKTVDDNGFVTATPERKTLWAIQTPQAFAYHTLREAYAYAKQHGVLATDDAALVEQIGVRVKIVYGSYTNFKITTPEDLSFAAALLGQGCDKMLRVGMGYDVHKLVEGRKLILGGVDIPHSLGLLGHSDADVLLHAIKDALLGAAALGDIGRHFPDSDEQYKGASSLLLLAKVGEILKTHGYQVNNIDATVVAEKPKLASFIPTMNENIAKVLGIEPHQVNVKATTTEGLGFAGQKEGIAAYSVASIMKLCQ
- a CDS encoding PIN/TRAM domain-containing protein, with the protein product MLDKVLRFVITILTAIAGLMLVKLINPFLTSMISAEFLQMGLFGLTMTTILSFLVGGIVGGVIGFLMAPFLIRHLWQFTYWVEARLNKMPVYDVLAGSLGLAIGLIIANLLGSAFLPVPIVGSYVPGVLSIILGYLGINLTIRKKDELSALFEALPWMGKDKQKDKTSETLQYKILDTSVIIDGRIADICKSGFIEGTLIIPVFVLEELQHIADSSDLLKRNRGRRGLDILNRIQKELGMFVKIDNRDFDDISEVDSKLVKLGQVLKAKIITNDYNLNKVSELQGVPVLNINELSNAVKPVVLPGEDMTVHVVKDGKEFGQGVAYLDDGTMIVVDGGKKHIGETIGVLVTSVLQTAAGRMIFAKPKAMERGA